The genomic stretch AAAGAAACTAACTTATTGAGTGCAGTTCAAATGGTGATCATTTAATACCGCCTCAAGAAGAAAGTATACCAAAAAAAGATCAAATGTCTATGCCTCGGAATAATTAATCTAAAGCATACAGGATGAACCATAAAAAGATGGATGGAGAAGCCATCCTGTTATCGAATATGTTTACAGATTGCTGCCCTTATTGTATTATCTCCACTTCACCGGAAAAAATAGTAGAATTCATTCCTTCTTCTGTCAGAACCATAAGGCCTCCGCTGTCGGATAAACCAATTGCCGTTCCTTCGATCACCTGGTTGAGCGCTACCGAGCGCACTTGTTTCCCTATAGAGGCCGATAAAGCTTCCCACTCTTTCAAGATCGGAGCAAATCCTTCCTTCTCATACTGCAAATATCTTGCTTCGAGTTCATTCATCACCGCGCCGATCAGTTTGGACCTAGACACAGAAGTTCCCGCTTCCATTCTCAGAGAAGTAGCTATACTTCGCAGTTCTTCTGGATAATCCTGTTCTGACAAATTAACATCAATGCCAATCCCTGCAATACAATACCTAACCTTGTTATCTTCGGTAGCTGCTTCAAGAAGAATACCGCACACTTTACGGCCGCCAATTAAAATATCATTTGGCCACTTGAGTCCTGCTTCCACTCCTGTAACTGTTCGAATTGCACTGCAGACAGCTACGCCTGTTAACAACGTTAACTGAGGCATAAATCTAACCGGCAGTTCCGGGCGTAATACCAGACTCATCCAGATCCCTTTTCCAGCAGGAGAGAACCAGCTGCGTCCAAGACGCCCTCGCCCGCTCGTCTGCATATCCGAGATCACCAGCGTCCCTGCTTCGGCTCCTTCTTCTGCAAGTTTGATTGCTTCGATCTGCGTAGAGGTTGTTGATTCCAGTATATGAAGCCTGCTTCCAAAAACGGCTGTGTTTATATGTTGCATAAGATCCTTATGCTCATACTCATCAGGTTTGTAGAGTAAACGATATCCTTTACGGGACACCGCTTCGAATTCATAACCGAGCTCACGCAATTGGTTAATTTGCTTCCATACCGCAGCTCTGCTGATGGATAATCGGTTACTGATTTCTTCTCCGGAAAGAAATCCATTTGACTTTTCATCAAATAGATCGAGCAACATTTTATACTTCATCTTCTATCACCTTCTTCGCTAAATCTAATAGAGAATCGTGATCATTAGGGATCTGTCCCAGTGCTACGATATGTAAAAGTCTCTTCATGGTTAAACCGAGCCAAGGCCCGCCCTTGCGCCCTGTGACTCTCATCAAGTCCGCCCCTCCGAGCGCCAGATCTTTTACGTGATATACATTCATTTCAGCAGTCCAATCTTCCGCTTTAAGAAGCAGCAAGGGACAAAGGTTGCGATATGCAGGAGAAAAGATATCCTCTTCCACTGCTATTTCTCTATTGATCTGTATCCAGTCTTGAGCCGCTTCTCTTCCAAACCGAAGAACTAGGGGGATCCAGTCTGTACGCAGCAAATGAAAAAGTTCTGTTTTCTCAAGCCGCTCCATGTGTAAGGCGAGTTTTTCAAACAAACTCATAATATGCTCATGAAAGGCTAACATATTTGTTATTCGATCACGTGATTCGCCTGAAAATGTCCATTCCCGAAGTAAGGTACCCGCATCCGATGAACCCATCTCAAGTAACAACAACAACAATTCATATCGATAAATTGCTTGCTGCGGAAGTTTATCTAGATATCCAGTAAGATTGCGGTCCAATGAAGCAAGGCGAACGGGAGACTTCACATATTCTAGTATGCGGCTGTCCATTAGAAGCTGAACACCTTTAGAAGGAAAAGGACCCGCCATCATTTTATCCATCTCCGTACGAACTCGTTCCATCGCTATGTAAGCGAGTTTATCACGCTGAAGAATCATTCCTGACCAGGTATCTGACTCCAGTCCAAAATTGAAAACCGAAGCAAAACGAACGCCTCTCATGATGCGAAGGGCGTCTTCTTCAAATCTTTCTTCTGGGGTCCCGACACACTTTACAGTACCTTGTTTAATATCCTCTTGACCGGAAAAAGGATCCAGCAAATCGCCGTTTACATTACGGGCAATCGCATTCATCGTAAAGTCTCTTCGTTTTAAATCATCTTCTACTCGATCCACAAAGTGAACTTCGGTCGGGCGGCGAAAATCTTCATAACCGCTCTCCGTACGAAAAGTCGTAACTTCATAATGATGTCCGTTACTTCGCACCGTAACTGTCCCATGCTGAAGCCCGGTAGGAATGGAGTCCGGAAAAAGAGCAATAACCTGTTCAGGCGTTGCCGAAGTGGTGATGTCCATGTCCGTAACCGTTCTATGCATAAGCTCGTCCCGCACACATCCACCAACAAAAAAGGCATCGTAACCATGGTCGTTTAGTTTTTGCAGCACTTGTTCTCCTCCAGCGGCCATTGCTGGAAGCGTATAATTCCACTTCTTCATTCCACTTACTCCTTTACCGAACCTCATCCACACAGGATTTTTTATAAAATTGATGCCGATTTTTGTGTTAATACCCGTTCATAAATACGTTCATACTGTTCCGTTATTTTATCAATATTAAAGTTTACACTTGCTCTTTCAAGACAAGCTTTTTTGAATTTGTTCATCAGTTCATCATCCGTTAGCAAGCGGACAGCATCTTTTGCCATTTGTTCCGTATCTCCAATCGGGGATAACATCCCTGTTTGACCGTGTAATACGAGTTCCGGAATTCCGCCTGCCGTAGATCCGATCGTGGGTACACCGCAAGCCATTGCTTCAAGAGCAACAAGACCAAAGCTTTCTTTTTCAGATGGAAGTAATAATAGATCAGCCATTGAAATTACCTGGGCCACATCATCTTGCTTTCCGAGAAAGAGAACTTTTTCAGATAGACCAAGCTCCTGGATTTTACACTGAATTTTAGGTAAATCTGGTCCTTCACCAACAAGTATCAGCTTTGCGGGAAGCTCACGCTGAACTTTTGCAAACACATTAATCACATCCAGGGTTCGCTTCACTGGACGGAAATTAGAAATATGCATAAGCACTTTCTCTTGATCACTTACATAATCTCTCCGCAAAGATGAAACTTCTCTTGGATAATACACTCTCTCATCCACAAAATTATACGTAAGATCAATATCTCGCGTAATATCAAGCAGTTCATGCGTCTCGCGAATCAAATCATTTGAGACCGCTGTGACCGCATCGCTTTTATTAATAGCCAGCTGTATCAAGTCTTTGAGTGATTCATCCTGTGCAAGTACCGTAATATCCGTCCCATGCAGAGTGGTCACGACTTTCAATTCATCTGGCACCATTTGTTTGGCCAAATAGGCACATACCGCATGAGGTACCGCATAATGCACATGAAGCAAGTCGAGCTGCTGTGCTTTGGCTACTTGAGCCATTTTTGTAGCTAATGACAAATCATAAGGAGGATAGCGAAAGACGTAATAATCGTTCACTTCCACCTCGTGATAAAATACGTTTTTATGGAATTGTCCAAGTCGAAAAGGTATACTGTTCGCAATAAAATGAACCTGATGCCCTCTTTCGGCGAGCCTTTTTCCAAGCTCAGTTGCTACGACACCCGAACCGCCTAAAGACGGATAACAGGTAATCCCGATTTTTAAGTGTTTACCCGCTTGACTCAAAGAAGGGCCTCCTTTTACTTAAGAATAATGTATGATCCGAGCTTACGATTCGGAATCTGTACCGTCGGTACCTGGTTTGTATTTATGTACAAGCTGACGCCATGCGAAATCTCCACGATCCAGCGCCTTTACCAAAATTTCAGCCGTAGCTACATTGGTGGCAAGCGGAATTCCTTGGACATCACATAGACGAAGTAATGCATTGATATCCGGTTCATGGGGCTGTGCCATTAATGGATCGCGCAGGAAAATGATTAAGTCCATCTCATTTTGAGCAACAAGTGCACCAATCTGCTGGTCGCCGCCAAGCGGGCCTGACATAAAGCGATGAATTTCCAAATTTGTACCTGCCATGATACGCTGCCCGGTTGTCCCCGTTGAATAAAGCTTATGTCCAACAAATACGTGTTCATATGCTGTTACAAAGTTAACCATTTCATCTTTTTTACGGTCATGTGCTATGAAAGCGATTTTCAACATATCTGTTCTCTCCCTATGTCTATAAATTGAGGCTTTTTAAACAACTAGTCTATAAAATGATCGAATCCATAAACCATTCCGGTATATTCCATTACTTTTTGAATTCCGATCTTAACGCCTGGCATATAACCGGCACGCTCATAGGAGTCGTGTCTAATCTTCAGCGTTTGTCCGAAGTCACCAAAAATAACTTCTTGCTGTGCAAATACGCCTGGAAGTCTGACACTATGAATACGGAAACCGTTGTAGTACCCGCCGCGTGATCCTTCTATGGTTTCTTCTTCTTTTGGATTACCTTGGCGGATTTCTTTGCGATTCTCTGCGATCATCTCAGCTGTTTTTACAGCCGTTCCTGATGGTGCATCGAGCTTCTGATCTCCGTGATATTCAATAATTTCGAGGTTTGGCAAATATTTCGCCGCTTGTGCAGCAAATTTCATCATCAGGATCGCTCCAATTGAGAAATTTGGTGCGATTAGGCCGCCAATCCCTTGTTTTTGACATTGCTTGTCCAGTTCCGTAATCTGTTCGGTCGTAAAACCGGTTGTCCCCATGACAGGTCTAACCCCATGAGAAATGGCCAGGGAGGTATGCTCATAAGCATATTGAGGTGTTGTGAAATCAACCATGACATCAGCATCGGTCTGACTCAGCGCTTTTTCAAGCTGATCCATAACGAGAATTCCGCAAGGTTCAAGTCCTACCAGTTTGCCGGCATCCGTACCTGCTTCGGAACGGTTCACTGCAGCAACAAGTTCTAATTCCTCATCCTGAAGCACAAGTTTAACAACCTCGCGCCCCATGCGCCCCCCTGCACCTACAACAATAACTTTAATTTTATCAGCCAAAACGAACACTCCTTAGATAAACTAGGTTGATGGTTTCTGGAAATATGTTCTCATCCGTTTATTAAAATCATGCAATAGATCTGTTAATTGTTCATTTTGCGGTTCCATCGCGATTGCTTCCTTTAATACAGCAATAGCGAGGATATATTCATTCATCTCGGCATATGCGATGGCGAGCCATACATACGCTTCTGTATAGAGCGGATCCAGCGTAATCGCCTGTTTCAATTGCTCCAGTGCCTTATCATAGTTCCTCTTTGGATCTGCATTTGACGACTCAATGAGAACACGAGACATGGCAGTCAGCTTTTTGGACTGGAGACGATTGATGTGGATGAGATATTCAATATGCCCTGGTGCGATCTCAGTTGCTTTGTTTGCGTGAACAAAAGCCTGATCAAGCTTTCCATTACGAGCATACGTAATCGAACAGCGATAATGGATTTCTGGATTATTTGGTTCCTCTGCTAATGCCGTTTCAAACCAGTAGACAGCCCGTTCAAAGTCATTATGAAAAATGGCTTTATACGCTTCTTGAATGTAGTCGTCAGCCTTCACGTTAGCTTGCACCTCCCGTATCGTCGGTCAGTACAGCATATGTAAGAATGGCCTAATCGGTGTCCTTTTTCGTCCAGCGATCCTTATCTCGCGTATTAAATTTGTGCATCACTT from Paenibacillus polygoni encodes the following:
- a CDS encoding biotin--[acetyl-CoA-carboxylase] ligase, coding for MKYKMLLDLFDEKSNGFLSGEEISNRLSISRAAVWKQINQLRELGYEFEAVSRKGYRLLYKPDEYEHKDLMQHINTAVFGSRLHILESTTSTQIEAIKLAEEGAEAGTLVISDMQTSGRGRLGRSWFSPAGKGIWMSLVLRPELPVRFMPQLTLLTGVAVCSAIRTVTGVEAGLKWPNDILIGGRKVCGILLEAATEDNKVRYCIAGIGIDVNLSEQDYPEELRSIATSLRMEAGTSVSRSKLIGAVMNELEARYLQYEKEGFAPILKEWEALSASIGKQVRSVALNQVIEGTAIGLSDSGGLMVLTEEGMNSTIFSGEVEIIQ
- a CDS encoding CCA tRNA nucleotidyltransferase encodes the protein MKKWNYTLPAMAAGGEQVLQKLNDHGYDAFFVGGCVRDELMHRTVTDMDITTSATPEQVIALFPDSIPTGLQHGTVTVRSNGHHYEVTTFRTESGYEDFRRPTEVHFVDRVEDDLKRRDFTMNAIARNVNGDLLDPFSGQEDIKQGTVKCVGTPEERFEEDALRIMRGVRFASVFNFGLESDTWSGMILQRDKLAYIAMERVRTEMDKMMAGPFPSKGVQLLMDSRILEYVKSPVRLASLDRNLTGYLDKLPQQAIYRYELLLLLLEMGSSDAGTLLREWTFSGESRDRITNMLAFHEHIMSLFEKLALHMERLEKTELFHLLRTDWIPLVLRFGREAAQDWIQINREIAVEEDIFSPAYRNLCPLLLLKAEDWTAEMNVYHVKDLALGGADLMRVTGRKGGPWLGLTMKRLLHIVALGQIPNDHDSLLDLAKKVIEDEV
- the bshA gene encoding N-acetyl-alpha-D-glucosaminyl L-malate synthase BshA, translating into MSQAGKHLKIGITCYPSLGGSGVVATELGKRLAERGHQVHFIANSIPFRLGQFHKNVFYHEVEVNDYYVFRYPPYDLSLATKMAQVAKAQQLDLLHVHYAVPHAVCAYLAKQMVPDELKVVTTLHGTDITVLAQDESLKDLIQLAINKSDAVTAVSNDLIRETHELLDITRDIDLTYNFVDERVYYPREVSSLRRDYVSDQEKVLMHISNFRPVKRTLDVINVFAKVQRELPAKLILVGEGPDLPKIQCKIQELGLSEKVLFLGKQDDVAQVISMADLLLLPSEKESFGLVALEAMACGVPTIGSTAGGIPELVLHGQTGMLSPIGDTEQMAKDAVRLLTDDELMNKFKKACLERASVNFNIDKITEQYERIYERVLTQKSASIL
- the mgsA gene encoding methylglyoxal synthase gives rise to the protein MLKIAFIAHDRKKDEMVNFVTAYEHVFVGHKLYSTGTTGQRIMAGTNLEIHRFMSGPLGGDQQIGALVAQNEMDLIIFLRDPLMAQPHEPDINALLRLCDVQGIPLATNVATAEILVKALDRGDFAWRQLVHKYKPGTDGTDSES
- the dapB gene encoding 4-hydroxy-tetrahydrodipicolinate reductase, producing MADKIKVIVVGAGGRMGREVVKLVLQDEELELVAAVNRSEAGTDAGKLVGLEPCGILVMDQLEKALSQTDADVMVDFTTPQYAYEHTSLAISHGVRPVMGTTGFTTEQITELDKQCQKQGIGGLIAPNFSIGAILMMKFAAQAAKYLPNLEIIEYHGDQKLDAPSGTAVKTAEMIAENRKEIRQGNPKEEETIEGSRGGYYNGFRIHSVRLPGVFAQQEVIFGDFGQTLKIRHDSYERAGYMPGVKIGIQKVMEYTGMVYGFDHFID
- a CDS encoding tetratricopeptide repeat protein, encoding MKADDYIQEAYKAIFHNDFERAVYWFETALAEEPNNPEIHYRCSITYARNGKLDQAFVHANKATEIAPGHIEYLIHINRLQSKKLTAMSRVLIESSNADPKRNYDKALEQLKQAITLDPLYTEAYVWLAIAYAEMNEYILAIAVLKEAIAMEPQNEQLTDLLHDFNKRMRTYFQKPST